The sequence GGATTTACGATACGATCGGTAAAGACTATGTGCCGAAAGATGCCAATATTGCCCTTGAGATCGAACAAAAAGCCGGAGCAAAGAATAAAGATGATGGTGATTATAATGTTAAGCAAAGCAAGATAGCTATTGGAAGCGGCGGATTAGTGGGTAAGGGGCTATTGAAAGGAACTCAAACACGGTATGATTTTGTACCTGAGCAACGCACGGATTTTATATTTTGCACTATTGGCGAAGGGTTTGGTTTCCTGGGAAGTGTGGCTTTACTGGGCATTTATTTTTTATTACTGATGCGGATCATCACCATTGCAGAACGGCAACGCAGTGTGTTCAGCAGATGTTATGCATATGGTGTTGCTTCTGTGTTTTTTTTCCATATTACCATAAACCTCTGCATGACAATAGGTTTGGCACCGGTTATCGGGATTCCATTACCTTTTATCAGTTACGGCGGCACAGCATTGTTGACATTTACAATTTTGTTGTTCATTATGATCAGGCTGGATGCGGACAGGCAGATGGTATTGAGATAGATGCGGTGAGCAGTTAGCTGTAAGCAGAAGGAAGGCGAAAATATATTGCCTGTTCATTCTTCTTCCTGGTACCTACGCACTGCTAACATTATAAGTATGAAAATTATTCCACTTTCAGAAGGGTCATTTACAATTGATAAATCGAAACTTTTTGTTCCTTTTGATAACACTATCCATGACTTGCAGGAGCGTTCCACAGGTAGTTTGTTGGTAGAGGTCCAGCCATTTGTGGTCGTTACATCTGAAGATATTTTGTTGCTCGATACCGGCCTGGGGTTTGAACATAAAGGTGTACCTCAATTGCACAGCAACCTGATGGATGCTGGCATTAATCCAGGCGAAGTAACAAAAGTGCTGATGAGTCATTTGCATAAAGACCATGCCGGTGGTGTAAGTCACCTGAATCAACTTACCGGGGAATTTGAATTGTCTTTTCCCAACGCAACATATTATATACAGCGCAAAGAGATGGCGTTTGCGCTTGAGAAAGGTTTCCCATCATATATGCCCAATGAACTAGATTGCCTTGTAAATGCGCCAAATGTAGTTTGGCTGGATGGTGATGGGGTAATTGCCGGTTATATTCAATATCAGTTGGTGGGAGGCCATTGCCCGTACCACCAGGTATTCAGAATTGTTGATGGAGGCGAAACGGCTTTTTTTGGTGGTGACAATGCGCCTCAGTTACAACAGATGAAGAGCCGGTTTGTAGCGAAATACGATGCTGATGGGA comes from Flavihumibacter fluvii and encodes:
- a CDS encoding MBL fold metallo-hydrolase; translation: MKIIPLSEGSFTIDKSKLFVPFDNTIHDLQERSTGSLLVEVQPFVVVTSEDILLLDTGLGFEHKGVPQLHSNLMDAGINPGEVTKVLMSHLHKDHAGGVSHLNQLTGEFELSFPNATYYIQRKEMAFALEKGFPSYMPNELDCLVNAPNVVWLDGDGVIAGYIQYQLVGGHCPYHQVFRIVDGGETAFFGGDNAPQLQQMKSRFVAKYDADGKKAMELRQEWWRQGQSANWQFLFYHDIKTPVFP